A window of Photobacterium toruni genomic DNA:
CACCTGCTGACGAACATCGGTAAATGCGGCTTGTAATTGTGCATCGCCATACACCATTCGTGCGCGAACAAGAGCTTGATGTTCCCACGTCCATGCTTGCTGTTGCTGGTATTCACCAAAGGCACTAATTGTTGTTACTAACAACCCAGAGGCACCAGAAGGTCGCAAACGCATATCAACCTCATACAATACTCCCGACGCGGTTCTGGTTGAAAATAAATGAATGATCCGCTGTGCTAAACGTAAATAAAATTGCCGTCCATCAATTTCTTTGCTACCAGTGGTATAGACATTATCAGGGCAATCATGCACAAACACTAAATCAAGATCAGAGCCATACCCCAACTCCCAACCACCAACTTTGCCATAACCAATCACGGCAAAGCCTTTAGTTTCACGCTCTAATAAATGGCTTGGTTCACCATATTTAGCCGCAATTTGTAGCCATGCTTGATTAACCACCGCCGCAATAATTGCTTCTGCTAGATAAGTTAAGTGATCACTTACTTTCATTATAGGTAGTACACCAGCAATATCCGCCGCAGCAATCCGTAATAACTGAGTTTGCTTAAACTGGCGAATCGCCTCCATTTGTTGTTCCATATCTTCTTCAGGAATACGCGCTAAATATTCACGCAACTCATCTTGATAGCTGGTCAGTTTTGTTGGTTGATACAAATGCTGAGGATCAAGTAATTCATCAAGTAGCAATGGATATAACGCCAATTGTTCAGCCACCATCGGACTAGCAGCACATAACCGAATCAGTTGTTTAAGCGCAACAGGGTGTTCTGTTAATAGTTCAAGATAGGTAGTACGTGTCGCAATACGAATGATCAATTTCGTTAATCGCGGCAACAGTTGAACTGCATCCTCTCGCATTACTACCTGCGCCAAAATTTCAGGCATTAAAGTAGCCAATGCTTCACGTCCACGCGGGCCTAAAGTACGTTTCGATAATTCATGCTTAAAAGACGCTAAGTTCTGTGCTTGCAACGCTTGTTGTGGTGCATCAAGCTCAGCCAAAATAGTGAGTAATACATCTTCATTAGTCACCATTGCCCACATTTCATGGTATTGCGTCGCAACATCTTGTTGATTATCCTGCTCATCATGGCCAATGATATCATCAAAAATAGCGTGAATAGCTGCCATATGCTGTTCTGTTGTTGCCACCAGTGCAGTCCAATCTGGCGCCATCATGGCACAAGCTAATCGTGCTTGATCAAGGGGCTTATCTGGCAAAGTTTGGGTTTGCTTATCATCAATCGCTTGCAAAAGGTTTTCTAAACGTCGCAAATGACAATACCCTACCGTTAAAGTATCAACATCAGCAGACGGTAATAAAGCCAACGCTTTAATTGCAGCTAACGTCGGTAATAATCCTCGCCCACGTAAACTCGGTTCACGACCACCACGAATTAATTGAAAAGATTGCGCGATAAATTCAACCTCTCGAATACCGCCCGCCCCCAATTTAATATTATTAGTAAGACCACGACGTCGCACTTCGCTACCAATCATTGCTTTCATACGCCGCAATGATTGAATAGCACTAAAATCGATATAACGTCGAAACACAAATGGCCGTAGCATTTGGCGTAAGCCTTGATATTGCGTAAAACTTTCTTTACCCATAACCCGTGCTTTGATCATCGCATAACGTTCCCAATCACGACCTTGTTCTTGGTAATAATCTTCCAATGCAGCATAACTCATCACTAAGGGTCCACTGTCACCAAAAGGACGCAATCGCATATCTACGCGATAACAAAAGCCATCAAACGTGATTTGATCTAACGCTTTAATCAACCGTTGACCTAAGCGGGTAAAAAACTGCGCATTCGCTAGACTACGACGACCGCCGACCGTTTCTCCGTTTTCGGGGTAGGTAAAAATCAGATCGATATCTGACGAGAAATTAAGCTCGCCACCACCCAATTTCCCCATACCTAAAATCAGCATTGGTTGCGGCTCACCTTGGTCATTCATTGGTGTTCCCCACTCAGTGCAGCACTGTTGATAAAGCCAATGATACGCTTCCATGATCAAGGCTTCTGCTAACTGCGACAAGTTAGCGAGGCTGTGCTGTAAAGGTGCGCGATGACTAAAATCTCGCCATGCGATTAACGTCATATAACGACGTCTAAAATGACGTAAGTTGCGCATTAAACCTATTTCATCGGTTACTTGTGCAAGTTGTTGGTTTAATAACTGACGATAATCAATATCACCACAATGTTGATATTGGTCTGGTAGCCATGCTAATAGTGCTGAATCTTGTACTAAAGAAGCACTAATAAAATCACTTAACCCTAGCATGGTATGTAATTCTTGCTTGGCTTCACCTTGCCATAATGCCAATAGTTGTGGGTGCTTATTCGCTAATTTATCCCACGCTAAGTCTGCGGCAGCAACGACATCGCCATAATGATCAATGAGTGGATAAGGTTGTGATTTTTCGGTCGCCATGTGCTGTCCCTTGAACAAGTAACTCGATAAAGAACTCTAATTTAGCATATAAAAACGCCCATCAACGGATGGGCGTTATAATTTTATTTCATTCAATATGCAGCCTTTAATTTACACTTTAAATGTATCTATTTTCGTTTCTAAATCACTGGCTTGATGCTGCATTGCTATTGATGTTTGCGCAAGCTCAGTAACAACACCAACCGATCCATCAACCAATTCTCGTACATTTGTTAGGTTAATATTCATTTCATCAGCCACCGCACTTTGCTGTTCAGCAGCTGCTGCAATATGAAAATTCATATCATTGATACCCTGAATTTGATCAACAATTTTATTTAACTCACCACCAGCACTCGTGACGAGATCAACCCCTTCACCCGCTTCAAGTACACTGCGTTCCATTAAATTAACCGCTTGCTGAGCACTTTGCTGTAATTGAGCAATCATATCTTGAATTTCAACCGTTGCCGTCTGAGTGCGCTGTGCAAGGTTACGTACTTCATCAGCCACGACAGCAAACCCTCGTCCAGCATCTCCTGCTCGCGCAGCTTCTATCGCCGCATTGAGTGCCAATAAATTGGTTTGTTCAGAAATACTTTGAATCGTTACAATCACCGAGCTTATTTTATCGACACGTGTTTCAACTTGATTAACGGCTGCTGCCGATTGAGTAATATCATTAGATAGTTGATTAATCGTCACCATCGTACGACTCACAAATTGTTGTCCTGTTGCTGCTTGCTCTGCAGTATTTGAAGTCGCATTAGACGCATCACGCGCATGACCAGCAACGGTTTGGACTGTTGATGTCATCTCAGCCATAGCCGAAGCTAGTTGGTCAATTTCAGAAAATTCTTCTTGCGATGATTCTTTGGTTTGCTCCATCATTAATGACATCATTTCAGCTGATTGTGACAGCGTATTGGCAGCCTGTCGCTGAGCAATAAATACCGCTTTAAACTGACAACGACTTTGCTCAAGCTCACGGCTTAATTCACCAAATTCATCACGACACACCATTGCTATTGGCTGTGATAAATCATTATTAGCAAATGCCTGAATACTTTGTTTTAAACTTCCAATTTGACGTAACATAATCCTCGATGCGAGCAATAGCGCCACCACAAAAATCGCCACCATTAATGATGTTTGCCACACAATCTGCACTAAGTACTGTTGATAATAACCTGCAGCTAATGCATTTGATTGGTAACTAATAACAGCTAACTGTAATGCTGGAAGTTTAACTATATAGCCATAGCCATCATGATCTTGTCGCATAAATGCTTGATTATTTAGCATCGGATCATGCAAAAGTTGACTCAACGTTTGTCCGTTATTTAGCGGTACATTTAATTTAATCTCTTGATTTAGTTTAGATTCGTTGAGCATATTGTCATTTTTATAATCAATAACATACACTCCATGAACACTCATTGTCGCAGATAATTTGGAAGTAACTAAAGCTGAAGATTGAGTATCAGTTGCAATTAAGCTCGTAAGTATTTGAGCATTTGACTGCGCTAATAGATGAACGTTGTTTTGCTGAGTCGCAATAACAGATTGGTAAAATAACTCGGCATCCCATAACTGTTTGCCAATTAATAACAACGAACTAAACACCATCAGTAAAATAAGTTTAGGTCTTAATTTAAGATTTGTTAACCACTTTTCCCAAGGTTTAAACTCTAGCGTTGCCATTTATTATCTCCGTATCGCTAACGTTTATACCATTCACATTGATAGTGATGATCTTATTCGTAAGCCAGTAATGTCATCAATAAGCACCATTGCCCTATTCTCTTCATTGCTTATCGACATTAACGAATAAATATTTAGCCACCGCTCAAAAAGATACCTTAAAACATGATCTACACCACATATCATTGCCGTAAATACAACAACGCCCCGCATAAAGCGAGGCGTTGATATTAAAGACTAACTCATTACGTATTACGGCCAGTAAGGGGTTAGTTCAATACTGATCTGCCGAGTCTGGCTCATTGCATGTAACAATGATTCTTCTTGACGTTGTAACCACTTTTGAATTTGCGCTAAATCATCACCTTCAAACAAGGCTAATAACTGGCGGATAGGCTCTAGTCCGCGTAAATCTTCTAGACCTTGTAATAAATCTAACCACGGCATTCTAAAAGATGCACGACGATCTTCATCATACAAGCCAGCAAATGCAATTCCACTCATTAAATTACGTAATAAACGTGGTTTTTGATCAAGATAATCAATACGACTTAGTTGACGCTCAATAGGAAAAACATCAAGTAATTCAGACCATGAACGGGTCAACATATTATCTGCAAATGCTTTCACTGGCGCTGCTAGCTTAGTACGTGACTTATCATCAAGAAATGGCTGCCAACCTCGACTTAAGATCCAACGACTCAAATCAAGTAGTAATCCACAATAACGCGCTGAACGGATTAGTTGAATCATAGCATCACTGTCAGGAAGATCTTGATAACGCAGTTCTAACTGCTGTTGTAACTCTTTACGAACATTCAGCTTACGCAGAACATAAGCCTTATCGTCAATCAATTCTTGAATGCTATTAGCATCTTCTAACCAACTAAGCTCACCTTCCAGCCACTGTAATTCTTGACGTAATAACGCACTGGCACGACGAGGAATAATGCCACCAAAAGTCGCAAAAGTTTGACGTAATAGACTCAACGCTTGTGATATTTGTACCAATGCTTGTGGATCTTGACGTTCCACATAAATTTGCTCATGGTACAACCAGTGATCTAACGCATGTTCAAGCGTCTTAATAAATGTTGATTCAACTGAATCTTGAGCCGTTGCATTAACAAAAACTAATGGCTTGATTGGATCACCTTGATAATCCGCAGCAAGTCGGTAGCCACGAGCTGCCTTACTAAGATTACCTAATCGCATTCCACCATCAACACATAATTCACGCGCTAAAGTGAATAAAGCGTCGGTTTGACCCGATTTTAGTTCTAATTCTACTTCACAAATAGATGAGCGTTTATCATCAACACTCACTTCACCATAATCAAATGCTAATTCAATTTGACTACCATCTGCCATTGCGATTAACCATTGCTGGCGTGTAAAATCAGTACTAAATAATGGCTGAATTTGCTGCTGAACAGCCACAACATCAAAATCATGAGGCCAAGCATCTGCAGGGTGAAGCGCTAAACACGGTTCCGTACTATTGACTTCAACATTGTATTCAGGACGCTGGTGTAATCCAGCAACAACACGGCCTGCGGTTTTTAATGTCTGAACAAACACATCATCAAAACGACGAATACGCAGACCAATATCATGCTGACGCAATACTTGATCGGGAGTATCAAAGTAAATATTACCCAACTCTCGACAGCTTTGTTGCAGAATTTTAGCCGCAGAAATTTTCTCTACTAGCTGGGTTGAAAATTCTGGTAAGACAAAAAACTTCAGTTCTATCTCGGTTTCCATAGTTATACCTATAAACGGTGGCAAACCAAGGATATTTGCTTATTCACTCAAGGGCAAGTGAGAAATATCAATAAAACCTTGATCAAAACTGGTTCCACTATACTATTTAATACGTTAAAATGCGCGATTCAATGACCATCGCTCAAGATTTAGCCTTATTCGGGCGCTCTTTAGGTTGATCGGCTATGCCAGTAAATACAATTATGGGGCTCTTTGCAAAATCCCCAATCAAACCACTACAACGCCATGTTATTCGCGTAACTGAGTGTTGTGACCTGCTTATTCCATTCTTTGAAGCATGTAATGCTGGAGATTGGGAAAAGGCGGCTATTTTACGCGAACAGATATCGCAACTTGAAAAAGATGCGGATGTACTTAAGCGTGAGATCCGTCTGAAGCTTCCTCGTGGTCTTTTCATGCCAGTAGATCGTACTGATATGTTAGGACTGTTAACCCAGCAGGACAAACTTGCTAACCTCTCTAAAGATATCGCTGGTCGAGTCTTAGGTCGTAAGCTACAAATGCCTGCTATCATGTACCCAGACTTCGTGGCATATATTCAACGTTGCTTAGACGCGGCTGATCAAGCTCGTCGTGTAATCAATGAATTGGATGAATTACTCGAAACTGGTTTCAAAGGCAGAGAAGTGACGCTTGTCGCGGAAATGATTAATCAGCTAGATGTTATCGAAGATGATACCGATGCTATGCAGGTTATTTTACGTCAACAATTAATGTCCATCGAAGACCAACACAGCCCGGTGGATGTCATGTTCCTGTACAAAATTCTCGAGTGGGTAGGCGCAATTGCTGATCAAGCACAGCGGGTCGGCTCACGTTTAGAAATTATGCTCTCGCGTTCTTAATAACGAGAATTTAACAAAACAAGGTTTTACAATGGAAATCCTGGCTAACTACGGCACTCTATTAATTGGAGTGGCAGCTTTTTTTGGTCTTTTGATGGCGATTGGTATTGGTGCAAATGATGTTGCCAATGCCATGGGCACTTCAGTTGGTTCAAAAGCACTTACAGTAAAACAAGCGATCATCATTGCGATGATTTTTGAATTTGCAGGTGCTTATCTTGCAGGTGGTGAAGTTACCGATACTATTCGAAAGGGTGTTATCGAAACCTCTCTATATGCAGCCCACCCTGAAACCCTAGTTTTTGGCATGATGTCAGCGCTTCTTGCTGCTGGTACATGGCTACTTGTCGCCTCTTTTATGGGCTGGCCTGTTTCAACAACACACTCAATTATCGGTGCTATCATCGGTTTTGCTTGTGTGTCAGTTGGCACCAATGCAGTGGATTGGCATTCAATTCAAGGTATTGTGGGTAGCTGGTTAGTTACACCGTTTATTGCTGGTATATTTGCATATCTGATTTTTATCAGTGCTCAAAGATTAATCTTTGATACTGATAACCCGATGGCAAATGCAAAACGTTTCGTCCCTGTCTACATGTTTATCACAGCGATGGTCATTGCGTTGGTAACAATTAAGAAAGGTTTGAAACATATAGGTTTGCATCTGACAACGGGCGAAGCTTGGATTGCATCTCTTGTTATTTCATTTATCGTTATGGTAGTCGGTTACTTCTACATTCAGCGTAAATATGCTGATGACGATCTAGTAGATAGCAATGGTTATGCTGGCGTTGAAAGTGTATTTAGCGTATTGATGGTTGTTACTGCGTGTGCGATGGCATTTGCCCATGGTTCAAACGACGTAGCAAATGCAATTGGTCCACTATCAGCAGTTGTTTCAACTATTGAAAGTTCAGGTCAAATTGCAGCACAAAGCCAAATCGCATGGTGGATCCTTCCATTAGGCGGTATTGGTATCGTCATCGGTCTAGCTACTCTTGGTCATAAAGTAATGGCTACCGTAGGTACAGGCATCACAGAGTTAACACCGAGCCGTGGCTTTGCTGCTCAGTTAGCAACAGCATCGACTGTTGTACTAGCATCAGGTACTGGTTTACCAATCTCAACCACACAAACACTTGTAGGTGCGGTATTGGGTGTTGGTTTTGCTCGTGGCATTGCAGCTCTTAACTTAGGTGTTGTTCGCAACATTGTTGCTTCGTGGATTGTAACATTGCCAGCAGGTGCATTACTTGCTGTCATTTTCTTCTACATTATACAAGCACTTTTTAGTTAAATAGTGGCTGAATTTAAAGAGAGAGGCCTTTCCCTCTCTCTTTTTCTTGCTCCCTTCTAGCAAACCCCTTACTATCGTCGTTCTCTAACTATTTCAAGTTCATCAAGGATTCGATAGTGAAGTACCTCATAAGCTTTTTTTTGTTCTGTTTTACACTAATTAGTCCATTTGCTAATGCCGCACAAACCCATTATATTTCTGATAACTTATTTACTTATCTATTAAAAGGTCCCGGTAGCCAATACCGCATTGTAGGTAGCGTTAATGCAGGCTCTCCCGTCACATTATTAGAAACAGATAAAGGTTATAGCCGTGTAACTGATGCTCGTGGTCGTACTGGCTGGGTTGAATCTAAATTCATATCAAAAGATGTCGCACTGCAAGAACGTCTACCCGTACTTGAAACGGAATTAGCCACTCTAAAGACTAAACTAGCAGAAGCACTATCAACTAATGACAATAAACACAGTGAATTAAATAACGCCCTAGCTCAACGTAATAGCCAAATTAATAAACTAGAAACACATAATGCTCAATTACAAAATGCGTTGACCACAGCTCAAGATGAAGTACATAGCTTACGCGCCAAAATTGATACTCAAAAAGATGATTTATTAATGAAATGGTTTACTTACGGTGGCGTAGTTGCAGGAATTGGTTTGTTATTAGGATTAATACTACCGCACATCACACCACGTCGCCGCAAGCGTACTAATGGCTGGGCATAATCCCTCATTCTAATAACATCTATTGAAATTTCCCCTATATAATAAAAAGGCAGCTAATATATTAGCTGCCTTTTTAATTTTTATTGGCAATATTACCATTCAGATAATGCTGGCATACTGATTTCATAACCATCAAAGGTCAAAACCACATCTCGTGATTCAATCTTAACGAGCTTAACCCCAGGTGCGATTATGTCACCTTGATGACGTTCGTGACCATTCACTTTCACCCAACGTTTAGTCGGTGAAGAAGAGTAAATATGCTGGTTAAAATTCATTTTAGGCAACTTACGTTGTACCGTTGTAGGCAATAATCCTATAGGAATAACGCTATTTTTAGGTTTCTGAGTTACTGTTGGATAATGATCGCTAGTATTACGATCAGCCCCACTACGATCAACATCACTGTCTTGATATTGTTCACCATCAGTTGCCACAATGGCTGATTTAAGTTTTGCAGCAAGATCGGGGGATAAATCAGATAAATCGAGATCCTCTAACTTATAAGGATCATGGGATGTTGCTGTAACTTTAGCCACATGCTGAATCTGCTGATCATCACTGGGGCCAAGATCTCGGTCTTGTTCACGTAATTCAATATTATGAGTATCAATATCTGAAGATGATTGATATGCAGGAGAAGCCACATATAGACCATCACTAATGGGTAATGGCTCTGTCACAATATCAGGATATGCCATGAAAATCACATCCGCATTTGTCGCTGTAGATTCTCTCTCTAACGCTTGCAGCTTGGGTGCTTGTAACACTGACGGTGGCAACGTTGCTGTTACTGCTGATGGTTGATAGTTAGCTGTTATCGTTACCACGTCGGCATGCTGGTGATAAACCTTATATGCAACAATCAAAGCTGCCGGTAACAAGGCAATAACAATTGGCATTACCCATTTTACTCGAGATTGCTGCGCTTTAACTGCCTGCATCGGATGCACAATTTTTACCGCCTCACGGTGGATATTAGCTGTATTTAACTGGGCTGTATTATTTTTATCTGATTGTTTTAATGCAGTTAATAATTGAGACATTAGACTTGCTCCGGTTGTAACGTAGGCCCAGGAAGATTAAGCGCAGAATCAAGGATCATCAGTGTCATTGGCCCAGCAATACCATCAGCAGTAATATCTTGCGCCCGCTGAAAACGACGTAATTTATCTAATACTGTTTGATCAAAATACCTCACCTGAGGGCCATTATCACCTAAGAATGTATTTAATTGCTGATTTAACCATGCGACTCGCGCACCACTTTGGCCAAACCGAATCGTGGTTTTATCTCCAAGTGGTGGACGCCATAGCAGGCTAAAGTGACCATTCCAACGAGCTTCAAACCATGTTGGCGTCACTGAAATACGCTGATGATCTAATAGCAATTGAATACGATCATCAGTAATGGCATACACAACCGCATAAAAGGGCTGCTGTTGACCATCTTTGA
This region includes:
- the glnE gene encoding bifunctional [glutamate--ammonia ligase]-adenylyl-L-tyrosine phosphorylase/[glutamate--ammonia-ligase] adenylyltransferase — encoded protein: MATEKSQPYPLIDHYGDVVAAADLAWDKLANKHPQLLALWQGEAKQELHTMLGLSDFISASLVQDSALLAWLPDQYQHCGDIDYRQLLNQQLAQVTDEIGLMRNLRHFRRRYMTLIAWRDFSHRAPLQHSLANLSQLAEALIMEAYHWLYQQCCTEWGTPMNDQGEPQPMLILGMGKLGGGELNFSSDIDLIFTYPENGETVGGRRSLANAQFFTRLGQRLIKALDQITFDGFCYRVDMRLRPFGDSGPLVMSYAALEDYYQEQGRDWERYAMIKARVMGKESFTQYQGLRQMLRPFVFRRYIDFSAIQSLRRMKAMIGSEVRRRGLTNNIKLGAGGIREVEFIAQSFQLIRGGREPSLRGRGLLPTLAAIKALALLPSADVDTLTVGYCHLRRLENLLQAIDDKQTQTLPDKPLDQARLACAMMAPDWTALVATTEQHMAAIHAIFDDIIGHDEQDNQQDVATQYHEMWAMVTNEDVLLTILAELDAPQQALQAQNLASFKHELSKRTLGPRGREALATLMPEILAQVVMREDAVQLLPRLTKLIIRIATRTTYLELLTEHPVALKQLIRLCAASPMVAEQLALYPLLLDELLDPQHLYQPTKLTSYQDELREYLARIPEEDMEQQMEAIRQFKQTQLLRIAAADIAGVLPIMKVSDHLTYLAEAIIAAVVNQAWLQIAAKYGEPSHLLERETKGFAVIGYGKVGGWELGYGSDLDLVFVHDCPDNVYTTGSKEIDGRQFYLRLAQRIIHLFSTRTASGVLYEVDMRLRPSGASGLLVTTISAFGEYQQQQAWTWEHQALVRARMVYGDAQLQAAFTDVRQQVLTAVRDSAQLANDVVAMRHKMRAHLGKKRVGMFGLKQDQGGITDIEFLAQYLVLAYAHQQPALTRWSDNVRIFESMANYGIIDDTTAAKLQQAYCDMRNAIHRLSLLGLPAYVDQQQFIEMRQTVEQVWQQWLEPSQV
- a CDS encoding methyl-accepting chemotaxis protein, whose amino-acid sequence is MATLEFKPWEKWLTNLKLRPKLILLMVFSSLLLIGKQLWDAELFYQSVIATQQNNVHLLAQSNAQILTSLIATDTQSSALVTSKLSATMSVHGVYVIDYKNDNMLNESKLNQEIKLNVPLNNGQTLSQLLHDPMLNNQAFMRQDHDGYGYIVKLPALQLAVISYQSNALAAGYYQQYLVQIVWQTSLMVAIFVVALLLASRIMLRQIGSLKQSIQAFANNDLSQPIAMVCRDEFGELSRELEQSRCQFKAVFIAQRQAANTLSQSAEMMSLMMEQTKESSQEEFSEIDQLASAMAEMTSTVQTVAGHARDASNATSNTAEQAATGQQFVSRTMVTINQLSNDITQSAAAVNQVETRVDKISSVIVTIQSISEQTNLLALNAAIEAARAGDAGRGFAVVADEVRNLAQRTQTATVEIQDMIAQLQQSAQQAVNLMERSVLEAGEGVDLVTSAGGELNKIVDQIQGINDMNFHIAAAAEQQSAVADEMNINLTNVRELVDGSVGVVTELAQTSIAMQHQASDLETKIDTFKV
- a CDS encoding CYTH and CHAD domain-containing protein, with protein sequence METEIELKFFVLPEFSTQLVEKISAAKILQQSCRELGNIYFDTPDQVLRQHDIGLRIRRFDDVFVQTLKTAGRVVAGLHQRPEYNVEVNSTEPCLALHPADAWPHDFDVVAVQQQIQPLFSTDFTRQQWLIAMADGSQIELAFDYGEVSVDDKRSSICEVELELKSGQTDALFTLARELCVDGGMRLGNLSKAARGYRLAADYQGDPIKPLVFVNATAQDSVESTFIKTLEHALDHWLYHEQIYVERQDPQALVQISQALSLLRQTFATFGGIIPRRASALLRQELQWLEGELSWLEDANSIQELIDDKAYVLRKLNVRKELQQQLELRYQDLPDSDAMIQLIRSARYCGLLLDLSRWILSRGWQPFLDDKSRTKLAAPVKAFADNMLTRSWSELLDVFPIERQLSRIDYLDQKPRLLRNLMSGIAFAGLYDEDRRASFRMPWLDLLQGLEDLRGLEPIRQLLALFEGDDLAQIQKWLQRQEESLLHAMSQTRQISIELTPYWP
- a CDS encoding TIGR00153 family protein, whose product is MPVNTIMGLFAKSPIKPLQRHVIRVTECCDLLIPFFEACNAGDWEKAAILREQISQLEKDADVLKREIRLKLPRGLFMPVDRTDMLGLLTQQDKLANLSKDIAGRVLGRKLQMPAIMYPDFVAYIQRCLDAADQARRVINELDELLETGFKGREVTLVAEMINQLDVIEDDTDAMQVILRQQLMSIEDQHSPVDVMFLYKILEWVGAIADQAQRVGSRLEIMLSRS
- a CDS encoding inorganic phosphate transporter — encoded protein: MEILANYGTLLIGVAAFFGLLMAIGIGANDVANAMGTSVGSKALTVKQAIIIAMIFEFAGAYLAGGEVTDTIRKGVIETSLYAAHPETLVFGMMSALLAAGTWLLVASFMGWPVSTTHSIIGAIIGFACVSVGTNAVDWHSIQGIVGSWLVTPFIAGIFAYLIFISAQRLIFDTDNPMANAKRFVPVYMFITAMVIALVTIKKGLKHIGLHLTTGEAWIASLVISFIVMVVGYFYIQRKYADDDLVDSNGYAGVESVFSVLMVVTACAMAFAHGSNDVANAIGPLSAVVSTIESSGQIAAQSQIAWWILPLGGIGIVIGLATLGHKVMATVGTGITELTPSRGFAAQLATASTVVLASGTGLPISTTQTLVGAVLGVGFARGIAALNLGVVRNIVASWIVTLPAGALLAVIFFYIIQALFS
- a CDS encoding TIGR04211 family SH3 domain-containing protein translates to MKYLISFFLFCFTLISPFANAAQTHYISDNLFTYLLKGPGSQYRIVGSVNAGSPVTLLETDKGYSRVTDARGRTGWVESKFISKDVALQERLPVLETELATLKTKLAEALSTNDNKHSELNNALAQRNSQINKLETHNAQLQNALTTAQDEVHSLRAKIDTQKDDLLMKWFTYGGVVAGIGLLLGLILPHITPRRRKRTNGWA
- a CDS encoding general secretion pathway protein GspB, which codes for MSQLLTALKQSDKNNTAQLNTANIHREAVKIVHPMQAVKAQQSRVKWVMPIVIALLPAALIVAYKVYHQHADVVTITANYQPSAVTATLPPSVLQAPKLQALERESTATNADVIFMAYPDIVTEPLPISDGLYVASPAYQSSSDIDTHNIELREQDRDLGPSDDQQIQHVAKVTATSHDPYKLEDLDLSDLSPDLAAKLKSAIVATDGEQYQDSDVDRSGADRNTSDHYPTVTQKPKNSVIPIGLLPTTVQRKLPKMNFNQHIYSSSPTKRWVKVNGHERHQGDIIAPGVKLVKIESRDVVLTFDGYEISMPALSEW